In Ailuropoda melanoleuca isolate Jingjing chromosome 4, ASM200744v2, whole genome shotgun sequence, the following proteins share a genomic window:
- the TNNC1 gene encoding troponin C, slow skeletal and cardiac muscles has protein sequence MDDIYKAAVEQLTEEQKNEFKAAFDIFVLGAEDGCISTKELGKVMRMLGQNPTPEELQEMIDEVDEDGSGTVDFDEFLVMMVRCMKDDSKGKSEEELSDLFRMFDKNADGYIDLDELKVMLQATGEIITEDDIEELMKDGDKNNDGRIDYDEFLEFMKGVE, from the exons ATGGATGACATCTACAAGGCTGCG GTAGAACAGCTGACCGAAGAGCAGAAAAATG AATTCAAGGCAGCCTTTGACATCTTCGTGCTGGGCGCCGAGGATGGCTGCATCAGCACCAAGGAGCTGGGCAAGGTGATGAGGATGCTGGGCCAGAACCCCACACCCGAGGAGCTGCAGGAGATGATCGACGAGGTGGATGAGGACG GCAGCGGCACCGTGGACTTCGACGAGTTCCTGGTCATGATGGTTCGGTGCATGAAGGATGACAGCAAAGGAAAGTCTGAGGAGGAGCTATCAGACCTTTTCCGCATGTTTGACAA aaATGCTGACGGCTACATAGACTTGGATGAGCTGAAGGTGATGCTTCAGGCCACGGGTGAGATCATCACGGAAGACGACATCGAGGAGCTCATGAAGGATGGTGACAAGAACAACGATGGCCGCATTGACTATGATG AGTTCCTGGAGTTCATGAAGGGGGTGGAGTAG